The following proteins are encoded in a genomic region of Colletotrichum higginsianum IMI 349063 chromosome 9, whole genome shotgun sequence:
- a CDS encoding Major facilitator superfamily transporter, with protein sequence MGLFSGRVEARAESVDDSQSESVRSQSILGESKSEAGWKDPGPPPDGGVLAWTQVLVGHLIIMNTWGNINSFGIYETYYVEFLNRSHADIAWIGSVQVFLVFFIGTFSGRLTDAGYFRPVFVFGTVLTLLGLFMASLSTQYWQLFLSQGICVGLGAGCLFCPALAIVSTYFSKRKMLAIGICACGSATGGLVYPAMFQQLIPTLGYGWTMRALAFATMVCLVVSNLLARPRLPPYSTGPIVELAAFKELSYTLFAIGIFLVFWGVYFAFYYLSSFGVDIIGIPQNESFNLFLVLNGVGIIGRTLPAYLADRYTGPMNILLMVTVASIICAWAMIGVTSREGLYAWTVVYGIVGNGLQAMFPATLSSLTTDLKKAGVRMGMIFTIVSFSVLTGPPIAGLLITRDNGRYMYAQVFAAASMVVGFLFLCGSRLAVTGKVLLYKI encoded by the exons ATGGGTCTTTTTTCCGGCCGGGTTGAAGCACGTGCGGAATCGGTGGACGATTCTCAAAGTGAGAGCGTTCGAAGCCAGAGCATCCTGGGGGAATCCAAGAGTGAAGCGGGCTGGAAGGACCCCGGTCCTCCCCCGGATGGCGGTGTCCTCGCGTGGACTCAGGTCCTCGTAGGGCATCTGATCATCATGAATACATG GGGAAACATCAACTCGTTTGGTATCTATGAGACGTACTATGTCGAGTTCCTCAACCGCTCTCACGCAGACATCGCATGGATCGGAAGCGTGCAGGTCTTTTTGGTCTTCTTCATTGGCACATTCTCGGGCCGTCTGACGGATGCGGGATACTTCCGTCCGGTGTTTG TTTTCGGCACCGTATTgaccctcctcggcctcttcatGGCCTCTCTGTCCACGCAATACTGGCAGCTATTCCTGTCCCAAGGAATATGCGTCGGTCTTGGGGCTGGCTGTCTGTTCTGCCCAGCGCTGGCGATCGTGTCGACATACTTCTCCAAGAGGAAGATGTTGGCCATCGGAATTTGTGCGTGCGGCAGCGCCACCGGAGGCTTGGTCTACCCGGCCATGTTCCAGCAGCTCATCCCGACCCTTGGCTACGGGTGGACCATGAGGGCCTTGGCTTTTGCTACAATGGTCTGCCTGGTAGTCTCCAATCTCCTGGCGAGACCGAGACTGCCACCCTACAGCACGGGGCCCATCGTGGAActcgccgccttcaaggAGCTTTCGTACACATTGTTTGCGATTGGCATCTTCCTGGTCTTCTGGGGCGTCTACTTTGCCTTTTACTACCTCAGCTCgttcggcgtcgacatcatcggcatTCCCCAAAACGAGTCGTTCAACCTGTTCCTGGTTctcaacggcgtcggcatcatAGGCCGCACACTCCCCGCATACTTGGCCGACCGCTACACGGGACCCATGAACATCCTCCTGATGGTCACAGTCGCCTCGATCATCTGTGCCTGGGCGATGATTGGCGTCACGTCCCGGGAAGGGCTCTACGCCTGGACAGTGGTCTACGGCATTGTTGGAAACGGTCTCCAAGCGATGTTCCCGGCCACACTGAGCAGCTTGACAACGGACTTGAAGAAAGCGGGAGTCAGGATGGGGATGATCTTC ACAATCGTGAGTTTCTCTGTGCTGACGGGGCCACCAATTGCTGGTCTCTTGATCACAAGAGACAACGGCCGCTACATGTACGCGCAAGTcttcgcggcggcgtccatgGTCGTTGGTTTCTTATTCCTCTGCGGTTCTAGGCTCGCGGTGACAGGCAAGGTTTTGCTCTACAAAATCTAG